One Tamandua tetradactyla isolate mTamTet1 chromosome 19, mTamTet1.pri, whole genome shotgun sequence genomic region harbors:
- the TMEM271 gene encoding transmembrane protein 271, which yields MKWSVRGACAALSSCLLLACALSAAAVGLKCFSLGSELRGEPFRLGAAAGAFYSGLLLAAGLSLLGAALLCCGPRDAPLAGPGPGLGVPSATTGAPEAAPGEAGAGDGPSGPVTSQNLLLLGVLVFMLGVLSAFAGAVIDGDTVSLVERKYSHYCLPPRAPAAAPGPAPGPGAAAPGPAPGAPRVHSTLDSATTAKCRQLKDYQRGLVLSTVFNSLECLLGLLSLLLVKNYKSSQARRGRRGRRRGGRALARPRGGPGLRTQPPASRARRGRRGRRGRRLQPRPSEASILCPEESDLASPGDCAGFAAHHAVSYINVGVFHALDEAGVEVRCGGHPSVELPGYAPSDPDLNASYPYCCRPPCEGARPWEPSRAC from the coding sequence ATGAAGTGGAGCGTCCGCGGAGCCTGCGCCGCGCTCTCCTCCTGCCTGCTGCTCGCCTGCGCGCTCAGCGCCGCCGCCGTCGGCCTTAAGTGCTTCTCGCTGGGCTCGGAGCTGCGCGGGGAGCCGTTCCGGTTGGGGGCGGCCGCCGGCGCCTTCTACTCGGGGCTGCTGCTGGCCGCGGGCCTCTCGCTGCTCGGCGCCGCCCTGCTCTGCTGCGGGCCCCGGGACGCGCCCCTCGCGGGGCCGGGCCCGGGGCTCGGGGTCCCTTCGGCCACGACCGGGGCTCCAGAGGCCGCGCCGGGCGAGGCTGGGGCCGGAGACGGGCCCTCGGGGCCAGTGACCAGCCAGAACCTGCTCTTGCTGGGCGTTCTCGTCTTCATGCTCGGCGTCCTTAGCGCCTTCGCGGGCGCCGTGATCGACGGCGACACCGTGTCCCTGGTGGAACGCAAGTACTCCCACTACTGCCTGCCCCCGCGCGCGCCGGCCGCCGCCCCCGGCCCGGCTCCGGGCCCCGGCGCCGCCGCCCCGGGCCCGGCGCCCGGAGCGCCGCGCGTCCACAGCACCCTGGACAGCGCCACGACCGCCAAGTGCCGCCAGCTCAAGGACTACCAGCGCGGCCTGGTCCTCTCCACGGTCTTCAACTCGCTCGAGTGCCTCCTGGGCCTGCTCAGTCTCCTGCTGGTCAAGAACTACAAGTCGTCGCAGGCCCGGCGCGGCCGGCGCGGCCGGCGGAGGGGAGGCCGGGCCCTGGCGCGGCCCCGCGGCGGCCCGGGGCTCCGCACGCAGCCGCCCGCCTCCCGGGCGCGACGAGGCCGGCGGGGCCGGCGGGGGCGGCGGCTGCAGCCGCGGCCGAGCGAGGCCTCCATTCTCTGCCCGGAGGAGTCTGACTTGGCGTCCCCGGGGGACTGCGCGGGCTTCGCGGCGCACCACGCTGTCTCCTACATCAACGTGGGCGTCTTCCACGCGCTCGACGAGGCGGGCGTGGAGGTGCGCTGCGGGGGGCACCCGTCTGTGGAGCTGCCGGGATACGCGCCCTCCGACCCGGACCTCAACGCCTCCTACCCCTACTGCTGCCGGCCCCCCTGCGAGGGCGCACGCCCCTGGGAACCCAGCCGGGCCTGCTGA